One genomic segment of Ignavibacteriales bacterium includes these proteins:
- a CDS encoding T9SS type A sorting domain-containing protein produces the protein MKKILFQTFFVSVVYCIVVFAQEESMHCLISPPSIPPPYGNILPSIGTVNVLIVFAQFPDDTYDINNATWVKGQAPASMGNWINQTWTSSPTQGSLTHYFNDMSFNNFKLIGKTVSATAPHSRQWYLSQSPIKKRWDIQKEILQQLDASWDFAEFDNWNSDKNNIPDGKVDMIIFVWRNIAKELPNESDIKISLNFDNDYGSLGFTSNFDYNYFEVDGGSRKIYANDYGSGVTIRDLAFYGYQSRFRIVVHEVAHYLLGHNDYHCGFGFWGMLSSFGIKSMVANSFERSRLGWITLQIIQAGSLQTYPNMTLRDYVSTGDAYALEVDPSTGQYFYIENHQATSYWETTRAFGNIEPGLYVLRKDATTPSSSNDNPSSANFRMIPADGRYDWIVNQQVPNPWGSGNLPVYKNLGSDRQTGYHDLEFIPWIWGGVPKTPASIHFTENINGLPVMDVRYQGDGKDAFRLGYNDKFSPWTNPNNQGKNRSTTGFGFKINSCNNGVYSIDIHRGLNEYVINQNTVLSYGDWNISSNVTVNSGVTLTIQPGTTLRFASGTNLTINGVLHAVGTSSQRITFTGTSPSSTWSGIFMNGSGANNSVMEYCNVSNVLSYGGSAVSVIEATGFAIRHCNITNNVNYNTNGIYFSNADSPEIYADTVSSNGGFGVVFFNTNGNIYGNTLSSNSFGGISCSYCASPSFGKIGFAAYYGNNLITGGLYGIYTGSYSYPYVGSQYNSYYGYNNITGSSSARIYASGYSDVMAENNWWGSATPDPNWFQTYNNSYIEWYPALTYNPGGGAPKIVPSALTEEGIQTLSLAKIASGTPADGTLKAQIRSIMDLRAKQDYDGAKNNLCKLLTNTDNIEDAKCISPAMIALCRERQDKQLLNACTQFLEKLGGKDPLLQLALAQIYIQNSRHSDAMSLLSQVVSSNPNTEYEKYALLDQFYNAFSSSGSAKDLGTITEVLKNKYNDDPSVQQALWTYAPKVESHLINPLQPGLSEKTLTQTNNETILVRSYPNPFNPTTVINYQLPDVGMQYVVSLRVYDMLGRVAATLVDGTREAGTYTASFDGSHLASGIYFARFTATPQNGSKPFNQTMKMLMTK, from the coding sequence ATGAAAAAAATCTTATTTCAAACATTCTTTGTTTCAGTTGTATACTGCATTGTTGTTTTTGCACAAGAGGAATCAATGCATTGTCTTATTTCGCCACCATCAATTCCACCACCTTATGGCAATATCCTTCCTTCTATAGGAACAGTTAATGTGTTAATTGTTTTTGCTCAATTCCCAGATGATACATACGATATAAACAACGCCACTTGGGTAAAGGGTCAAGCTCCTGCAAGTATGGGAAATTGGATAAACCAAACTTGGACAAGCAGTCCGACGCAAGGATCTCTTACTCATTATTTCAATGATATGTCGTTTAATAATTTTAAATTAATTGGAAAAACAGTTTCTGCAACTGCTCCGCATTCGAGGCAATGGTACTTAAGCCAAAGTCCAATAAAGAAAAGATGGGATATCCAAAAGGAAATACTGCAACAACTTGATGCATCTTGGGATTTTGCCGAATTTGACAACTGGAATTCGGATAAAAATAATATACCTGACGGAAAAGTTGATATGATAATCTTTGTCTGGAGAAATATTGCAAAAGAACTCCCTAATGAGTCTGATATAAAAATATCGTTGAACTTTGACAATGATTATGGAAGTTTAGGTTTCACTTCTAATTTCGATTATAATTATTTCGAAGTTGATGGTGGTTCAAGGAAAATATACGCTAATGATTATGGATCTGGTGTTACTATAAGAGATCTTGCTTTTTATGGATATCAGTCGAGATTCCGTATAGTAGTTCATGAAGTGGCTCATTATCTTTTAGGGCATAATGATTATCATTGCGGTTTTGGTTTTTGGGGAATGCTTTCTTCATTCGGTATCAAAAGCATGGTGGCAAATTCTTTTGAGCGTAGTAGATTGGGTTGGATAACCCTGCAAATAATTCAAGCTGGCTCGTTGCAAACTTATCCCAATATGACGTTGAGAGATTATGTGTCGACCGGCGACGCTTATGCATTGGAAGTAGATCCTTCTACAGGACAATACTTCTATATTGAGAACCATCAGGCAACATCATATTGGGAAACTACGCGTGCGTTTGGCAATATAGAACCGGGTTTATATGTATTACGGAAAGATGCTACTACACCATCATCATCTAATGATAATCCATCTTCAGCAAATTTTAGAATGATTCCTGCAGATGGTAGATACGATTGGATAGTAAATCAACAAGTCCCAAATCCTTGGGGATCCGGGAATCTACCTGTATATAAAAACCTAGGCTCAGACAGACAAACGGGTTATCATGATCTGGAATTTATTCCATGGATATGGGGTGGAGTACCAAAAACACCGGCTTCAATCCATTTTACAGAAAATATCAATGGGCTACCAGTAATGGATGTACGATATCAGGGAGATGGAAAGGATGCTTTCAGGTTGGGGTATAATGATAAGTTTTCTCCGTGGACTAACCCTAACAACCAAGGCAAGAATCGTTCCACTACCGGTTTTGGCTTCAAAATAAATAGTTGCAACAACGGAGTTTATTCAATTGATATCCACAGAGGATTGAACGAATATGTTATTAATCAGAATACAGTACTATCTTATGGTGATTGGAATATTTCAAGTAACGTCACTGTAAATAGCGGTGTAACACTTACAATTCAACCAGGAACTACATTGCGTTTTGCAAGCGGAACGAACCTAACAATAAATGGAGTGTTACACGCTGTTGGCACCTCTTCCCAACGTATTACATTCACCGGCACTTCACCTTCATCCACTTGGAGCGGGATCTTCATGAATGGATCGGGTGCAAACAACTCTGTAATGGAATATTGCAATGTGAGCAATGTGCTCTCTTACGGAGGATCAGCCGTAAGTGTCATAGAGGCAACTGGCTTTGCAATACGCCATTGCAATATCACTAACAATGTTAACTATAACACAAATGGAATATATTTTTCAAATGCCGATTCTCCGGAGATTTATGCTGACACAGTTAGCTCGAACGGCGGCTTTGGGGTAGTTTTCTTCAATACGAACGGCAACATCTATGGAAACACATTATCAAGTAATTCCTTCGGTGGCATCTCGTGCAGTTATTGTGCCTCTCCGAGCTTTGGGAAAATTGGATTCGCTGCCTATTATGGAAATAATCTGATTACGGGCGGATTGTATGGAATTTATACCGGCAGCTATTCTTATCCTTATGTGGGATCACAGTATAATTCATATTATGGATATAATAATATCACAGGCTCATCATCTGCCCGTATATATGCCAGCGGATATAGTGATGTTATGGCTGAGAACAATTGGTGGGGATCGGCAACTCCTGATCCTAACTGGTTCCAAACATATAATAACTCCTACATTGAATGGTATCCTGCTCTCACTTATAATCCCGGGGGAGGTGCGCCAAAGATTGTGCCATCGGCATTAACGGAAGAAGGGATACAAACACTATCCTTAGCCAAGATAGCTTCAGGAACTCCTGCAGATGGAACCCTGAAAGCGCAGATACGTTCAATTATGGATTTGAGAGCAAAGCAAGATTATGACGGAGCAAAAAACAATCTTTGCAAATTGTTAACCAATACAGACAATATTGAGGATGCAAAATGCATAAGCCCTGCAATGATTGCTCTTTGCCGAGAACGACAGGACAAACAATTGCTTAATGCTTGTACGCAATTTCTCGAGAAACTTGGCGGCAAGGATCCGTTGCTCCAATTAGCGTTAGCTCAGATATACATTCAGAATTCTCGGCACTCAGATGCAATGAGTCTCTTATCTCAAGTTGTTTCATCAAATCCAAATACAGAGTATGAAAAATATGCTTTGCTTGATCAATTCTATAATGCATTTTCTTCATCCGGTTCTGCAAAGGACTTAGGTACAATTACTGAGGTCTTGAAAAACAAGTACAATGATGATCCATCTGTGCAACAGGCACTATGGACTTACGCTCCAAAAGTAGAATCTCATTTGATAAATCCACTACAGCCGGGGTTGTCTGAAAAGACTCTGACACAAACGAACAATGAGACCATTCTTGTTCGTAGCTATCCCAATCCTTTTAATCCTACAACAGTGATTAATTATCAATTACCCGACGTAGGGATGCAATATGTTGTATCTCTACGAGTGTATGATATGTTAGGCCGGGTAGCAGCAACCTTGGTTGATGGTACAAGAGAAGCGGGAACGTACACTGCGAGCTTTGATGGATCTCATCTGGCAAGCGGAATATATTTCGCGCGTTTTACAGCAACTCCGCAAAATGGATCGAAGCCGTTTAACCAGACAATGAAGATGTTGATGACAAAGTGA
- a CDS encoding RNA polymerase sigma factor — protein MRTETELIQLLRQDDRQAFTVLYEHHKAAIYRYCLRMLIDSDAADDATQETFIKMLAGIKGLQNVESFLSWLFSIARNEVMMQLRRNRRNGIHSDEDVWDKQTPYEITVAAETTEIVQRLLQNLKSEYREVILLREYEQLTYTQIAEITDDTESSVKSRLFKARKALTKRLKEYYQ, from the coding sequence GTGAGAACAGAGACCGAACTGATTCAACTATTGCGCCAAGATGACAGGCAGGCATTTACTGTTTTGTATGAACACCATAAAGCTGCTATTTATCGCTATTGTCTTCGCATGCTTATTGATTCCGACGCGGCAGATGATGCGACACAGGAAACGTTTATCAAGATGCTTGCTGGGATAAAAGGGCTGCAAAATGTGGAATCGTTTCTGTCTTGGCTTTTCAGTATCGCTCGCAACGAAGTGATGATGCAATTACGGCGAAATCGCCGCAATGGTATTCATAGCGATGAGGATGTCTGGGATAAACAAACTCCCTACGAAATAACGGTCGCCGCTGAAACCACGGAAATTGTTCAGCGCCTTCTTCAGAATTTGAAAAGTGAATACCGTGAAGTAATTTTACTGAGGGAATATGAACAACTTACGTATACGCAAATTGCAGAGATTACCGATGATACAGAAAGTTCTGTGAAGTCGCGATTGTTCAAAGCGCGCAAAGCGTTAACAAAGAGGTTGAAAGAATATTATCAATGA
- a CDS encoding T9SS type A sorting domain-containing protein translates to MKKFIALFVFITANLNAQEPDPASYFPSSVGNAWEYDTQSGLQKTKIIRDSIDSKGNKYLYYYSLNKADRMIDTSYNVYLMHPVLDTVLYCFYKLAADSGETWTFIPDAPRTIARVDNVYQSFIFGKDRYVKEVGYYRPQPGDTVITESAVFERYVLLVSGIGEYYEYDVESGPERILLGCIINGDTLGTITSVNDQPKIVIADFELHQNYPNPFNPITTIEYDLRTSSNIILIVYNLLGEEVKTLVKERQQKGSYKITFDARDLASGVYIYKLTTGNTMFSKKMLYIK, encoded by the coding sequence ATGAAAAAGTTCATTGCATTATTTGTATTTATAACTGCGAATCTCAATGCACAAGAGCCTGACCCTGCAAGTTACTTTCCTTCTTCTGTTGGGAATGCATGGGAATATGACACACAGTCCGGTCTTCAAAAAACTAAAATTATTCGTGATTCGATCGATAGCAAAGGTAATAAATATCTGTATTACTATTCCTTAAATAAAGCAGATCGTATGATAGATACATCTTACAATGTGTATTTGATGCATCCAGTACTTGATACCGTGCTATATTGTTTTTACAAGCTGGCTGCTGATTCAGGAGAAACATGGACATTTATTCCTGATGCGCCAAGAACAATAGCGCGAGTAGATAATGTTTATCAATCCTTTATTTTTGGGAAAGATAGGTACGTTAAAGAAGTAGGCTATTACCGGCCGCAACCAGGGGATACTGTTATTACAGAAAGTGCAGTATTCGAAAGATATGTTCTGCTTGTAAGTGGCATTGGTGAATATTACGAGTATGATGTTGAAAGTGGACCTGAAAGAATTCTTTTGGGCTGCATTATTAATGGGGATACTTTAGGTACCATAACTTCAGTAAATGATCAACCGAAAATAGTAATAGCAGATTTTGAACTCCATCAGAATTATCCAAATCCATTTAATCCAATCACTACAATAGAATACGATTTGAGAACTAGTAGCAACATAATATTAATAGTTTACAATTTGTTAGGAGAGGAGGTGAAAACATTAGTAAAAGAACGCCAGCAAAAAGGCAGCTATAAAATTACATTCGATGCCCGCGATTTGGCAAGTGGTGTCTACATTTATAAGTTGACAACTGGAAATACAATGTTTTCGAAGAAAATGCTGTATATCAAATAA
- a CDS encoding DUF4159 domain-containing protein, which produces MNRDGQIVMITQIRLIYHRLEIMLIAQMVKLRIVLWNGSVTYWLVGLVLLCAVFPAEAQPRIESQFRIARLKYSGGGDWYNDPSEEVNLLKFVQQNTNIDCDPRYEFVDLSSDKLFSYPFLYITGHGNINFSDYEVQRLRTYLMQGGFLYADDDYGMDKAFRREMRKVFPDQELVELPFSYGLYNCHFNFPNGVPKTHKHDGKPPQGFGLFYKDRLIVYYTYESNPSDAWADPEIHGDPEPVRQEALRFGTNIVVWVLTH; this is translated from the coding sequence ATGAATCGAGACGGACAGATTGTGATGATTACACAGATTAGACTGATTTATCACAGATTAGAGATTATGTTGATTGCACAGATGGTAAAATTGAGAATAGTATTATGGAATGGTTCAGTGACTTATTGGCTCGTGGGCTTAGTGCTCTTGTGCGCAGTTTTTCCTGCCGAGGCACAACCTCGCATTGAAAGCCAATTCCGGATTGCGCGCCTGAAATACAGCGGGGGCGGCGATTGGTACAACGATCCATCGGAAGAAGTGAATCTTTTAAAATTTGTTCAGCAAAACACCAATATTGATTGCGATCCGCGGTATGAATTTGTCGATCTTTCCAGTGACAAACTTTTTTCCTATCCATTCCTGTACATCACCGGACATGGCAACATCAACTTTTCTGATTATGAAGTGCAGCGTCTCCGCACATATCTGATGCAGGGCGGATTTCTTTATGCAGATGATGATTATGGAATGGATAAAGCTTTTCGGCGTGAAATGAGAAAGGTCTTTCCAGATCAAGAATTAGTTGAGCTGCCTTTCAGCTATGGCCTGTACAATTGCCATTTCAATTTCCCGAATGGTGTACCAAAGACGCATAAGCACGATGGCAAACCACCCCAAGGATTTGGATTGTTCTACAAAGATCGTTTGATCGTCTATTATACGTATGAATCAAATCCCAGTGATGCTTGGGCTGATCCGGAAATCCATGGAGACCCTGAACCAGTACGACAAGAAGCATTGCGCTTCGGAACGAATATCGTTGTCTGGGTATTAACCCATTGA
- a CDS encoding zf-HC2 domain-containing protein, translating to MNCEQYQEQISQFIDGELLPTAETELFVHFGVCEQCRTFLKNALSLRNILTLTRQIDVPASLDQRVLAQHASSTKKTVHQNFVWRFTEAKYSFRTIGLAIIFSALTSVLFSLFWHTSYQPQQTIVCLTPLPEVEVTGYVVVATSPTKGIKQ from the coding sequence ATGAATTGCGAACAGTATCAGGAACAAATCAGTCAATTTATAGACGGCGAGTTATTGCCGACAGCAGAGACTGAACTTTTTGTGCATTTTGGCGTGTGCGAGCAGTGCCGCACATTTCTTAAGAATGCTCTCTCACTGAGGAATATATTAACGCTGACACGACAGATTGATGTGCCGGCTTCGTTAGATCAGCGAGTACTTGCGCAGCATGCTTCAAGTACGAAGAAAACGGTACATCAAAACTTTGTATGGCGTTTTACAGAAGCTAAGTATTCCTTCCGTACCATCGGATTGGCAATTATTTTTTCTGCCTTAACAAGTGTTTTATTTTCTTTATTCTGGCATACATCGTACCAACCGCAGCAAACCATCGTCTGTCTTACTCCTCTTCCGGAAGTGGAAGTAACCGGCTACGTGGTTGTTGCAACATCACCCACGAAAGGAATCAAACAATGA
- a CDS encoding energy transducer TonB, protein MKKHSYLLACLIAISGLMYPAHAQDKKLPSPDKEIPYDKEPALVNKVNPVYPASMLRGGWEATVYMKAFIDVDGSVLDAKSEKILVTATKSDDKDDESAGQKTDGKAFVEAAYNALKQWKFSPAQMQGKPVAVWVTIPIRFRLSTKEIKPGEEADHAKMEKSIESIKTTIENILKGTEIEKARKRVGKEALLIYNTKTENLYSVLNGEHNDIHFTEGKEAKCVNFNIKITDGGNSALIVWTSELPKGKNKRIHSIVLSKNAAKDWQIIHWHVSW, encoded by the coding sequence ATGAAAAAGCATTCATACTTACTCGCATGCCTGATAGCAATTTCAGGGCTCATGTATCCTGCACACGCACAAGATAAAAAGCTCCCATCGCCCGACAAGGAAATTCCGTATGATAAAGAACCAGCTTTGGTAAACAAGGTGAACCCTGTCTATCCGGCAAGCATGCTGCGCGGCGGCTGGGAAGCAACCGTGTACATGAAAGCATTTATAGATGTTGACGGCAGTGTTCTCGACGCGAAAAGTGAAAAGATACTGGTGACCGCCACAAAGTCAGATGATAAAGATGACGAGTCCGCCGGACAAAAAACAGATGGAAAAGCATTTGTAGAAGCAGCATACAATGCGCTTAAGCAATGGAAATTTTCACCGGCACAAATGCAGGGGAAACCGGTCGCTGTCTGGGTAACGATCCCTATTCGATTCAGGTTGAGTACAAAAGAAATAAAACCGGGAGAAGAAGCTGATCACGCGAAAATGGAAAAGAGCATCGAATCGATTAAGACGACTATTGAAAACATTCTCAAGGGAACGGAAATTGAAAAAGCCAGGAAGCGCGTAGGAAAGGAAGCATTGCTGATCTATAACACTAAAACGGAGAACCTTTATAGCGTATTGAACGGAGAACATAACGATATTCACTTCACCGAGGGGAAAGAAGCGAAATGCGTAAATTTCAATATCAAAATCACCGATGGAGGTAACTCGGCGTTGATTGTGTGGACGTCGGAACTTCCAAAAGGGAAAAACAAGAGAATCCATTCCATCGTACTCTCAAAAAACGCCGCGAAGGACTGGCAGATCATCCATTGGCATGTTAGCTGGTAG
- the serC gene encoding 3-phosphoserine/phosphohydroxythreonine transaminase, whose translation MARAHNFFAGPAVLPLSVIEETRDAVMDFANIGVSIMEISHRDKAFEKVVTEAQADALNIMGLSADEYAVVFLGGGASLQFAMVPVNFLQKKADYVNTGEWASKALKEAKILGEAVEVASSKATNFNQIPKDIKFSGDADYVHITTNNTIFGSQWKTDPDVGNVPLVSDMSSDMLGIKRNFKKYSLIYAGAQKNLGPSGVAMVVIKKAWMEAKAKQNLPSMLKYKTHVDAGSLYNTPPCLPIFVIGRTLKWIIKEGGLEAIQARNEKKAKLIYDLFDAYPAFYKGNVVNKEDRSLMNVTFNLPTPELEEKFIAEAKPKKMLGLKGHRSVGGMRASIYNACPMESVELLAKFMEEFYKANKE comes from the coding sequence ATGGCACGAGCTCATAATTTCTTTGCTGGACCGGCTGTTCTTCCTCTTTCCGTTATTGAAGAGACACGTGACGCTGTTATGGATTTTGCCAACATAGGCGTTTCGATAATGGAAATTAGTCACCGCGACAAAGCGTTTGAAAAAGTAGTCACCGAAGCCCAGGCAGATGCATTGAATATCATGGGGTTATCGGCAGATGAATATGCGGTAGTTTTTTTAGGGGGCGGTGCGAGCTTACAATTTGCTATGGTACCGGTGAACTTCCTCCAGAAGAAAGCCGACTATGTCAATACCGGCGAATGGGCGTCGAAAGCATTGAAGGAAGCGAAGATCCTTGGTGAAGCAGTAGAAGTAGCTTCTTCGAAAGCGACAAACTTTAATCAGATCCCGAAGGATATAAAATTCTCAGGCGATGCGGATTATGTTCACATCACAACGAATAATACTATATTTGGTTCTCAATGGAAAACAGATCCGGATGTCGGCAATGTCCCGTTGGTCTCGGATATGTCGTCCGATATGCTCGGCATTAAACGCAATTTTAAGAAATATAGCCTGATTTATGCCGGTGCTCAAAAAAATCTTGGACCATCCGGCGTTGCAATGGTGGTCATTAAAAAAGCATGGATGGAAGCAAAAGCAAAACAAAATTTACCATCGATGTTGAAATATAAAACACATGTTGATGCAGGCTCCCTCTATAATACTCCGCCGTGCCTGCCGATATTTGTTATCGGAAGAACGTTAAAATGGATTATAAAAGAAGGGGGATTGGAAGCTATCCAAGCCAGGAACGAAAAGAAAGCAAAACTGATTTATGATCTCTTCGATGCCTATCCTGCTTTTTACAAAGGCAATGTTGTGAACAAAGAAGATCGTTCGTTGATGAACGTAACGTTCAACTTACCAACGCCTGAATTAGAAGAGAAATTCATTGCAGAAGCCAAGCCGAAGAAGATGCTCGGTCTGAAAGGACATCGCTCAGTTGGCGGTATGCGCGCTTCTATTTACAACGCCTGCCCAATGGAATCTGTAGAATTGCTTGCAAAGTTTATGGAAGAATTCTACAAGGCGAATAAAGAATAA
- a CDS encoding D-2-hydroxyacid dehydrogenase — translation MNILVSDGITPEGAKILTDAGHKVDKLKLTPEELLKKVGDYDCIIVRSATKVTKEVITEGKKLKVIARGGVGLDNIDVPFAESKGIKVLNTPAASTISVAELALAHMLAVSRFLHVSSMEMRQGKWPKKEYGEGIELFKKNLGILGLGNIGKEVARRGLAFGMHVLAYDPPFTPMDFFVEITTKEKVLANADFITLHLPYDKKQGPIIGKKEFEMMKNGVVIINCARGGVVDEAALLEALNSGKVAGAGLDVFMNEPPTDAQKALINHPRVSVSPHIGGSTVEAQTRVGAEIAQKVVQAFSAQEQHS, via the coding sequence ATGAACATTCTCGTATCCGATGGAATCACACCAGAAGGTGCAAAAATTCTTACTGATGCTGGTCACAAGGTAGATAAACTCAAGCTGACACCAGAGGAATTGCTTAAAAAGGTCGGCGACTATGACTGCATCATTGTTCGATCCGCAACAAAAGTAACAAAGGAAGTTATTACGGAAGGAAAAAAACTTAAAGTTATCGCGCGCGGCGGTGTCGGTCTCGACAATATCGATGTGCCCTTTGCCGAGAGCAAAGGCATAAAAGTTTTGAACACACCTGCAGCATCAACGATTTCCGTTGCTGAACTCGCCTTAGCACATATGCTTGCCGTATCGCGTTTCCTGCATGTCAGTTCGATGGAAATGCGGCAAGGCAAATGGCCGAAGAAAGAATACGGAGAAGGCATAGAACTTTTCAAGAAGAACCTCGGTATCCTCGGTCTCGGCAATATCGGCAAGGAAGTTGCGCGGCGAGGATTGGCGTTCGGCATGCACGTACTGGCGTACGATCCGCCTTTCACACCAATGGATTTCTTTGTTGAAATAACAACAAAAGAGAAGGTACTAGCCAACGCTGACTTCATCACGCTTCACTTGCCGTACGACAAAAAGCAAGGACCTATCATCGGGAAAAAGGAATTTGAGATGATGAAGAATGGTGTGGTTATTATCAATTGCGCGCGCGGCGGTGTGGTAGACGAAGCCGCTTTGCTGGAAGCATTGAATTCCGGTAAAGTCGCAGGTGCAGGCCTTGATGTGTTTATGAACGAACCACCAACGGATGCACAGAAAGCTCTTATCAATCATCCGCGCGTAAGCGTATCTCCGCACATCGGCGGTTCGACTGTTGAAGCACAGACGCGCGTAGGAGCCGAGATTGCACAAAAGGTCGTGCAGGCTTTCAGCGCACAGGAACAACATTCGTAA
- a CDS encoding DUF1015 family protein — MATIRPFKAFRPKAEFAGEVAARPYDVLNSDEAREEVKGHPLSFLHIGKPEVDLDPGIDLHDEQVYEKGKENLQKLISQKVLVQDSEPCLYVYAQTMGKHTQYGLVGCASVDEYWNNTIKKHELTRKDKEEDRCNHVRVTNSHSGPIFLTYRDNDEVNKIVAGVTHQPPENDHTALDGIRHQSWVIKDKKIITKITSIFNTIPNLYIADGHHRSAAAARVGRERAMTNPNHRGDEEYNFYLAVYFPASQLRIMDYNRLVKDVCGMTQEEFFAMLRPNFAVAEASAQVKPAKKGDFGMYFEGRWYTLSAASALQSIHDPVLRLDVSILQNHVLDPILGIKDPRVDKRVDFVGGIRGLGELERRVNSGEMKIAFSMFPTSVAELMAIADDDELMPPKSTWFEPKLRDGLFVHFLD, encoded by the coding sequence ATGGCAACCATCCGACCATTCAAAGCGTTTCGGCCGAAAGCGGAATTCGCAGGCGAAGTCGCAGCAAGACCGTACGACGTACTGAACTCTGATGAAGCACGTGAAGAGGTGAAGGGACATCCATTATCGTTTTTGCACATCGGCAAGCCGGAGGTCGATCTTGATCCGGGTATCGACCTTCATGACGAGCAAGTGTACGAAAAAGGAAAAGAGAACCTCCAAAAACTGATTTCCCAAAAGGTTCTGGTTCAAGATTCTGAACCATGCCTGTATGTGTATGCACAAACGATGGGCAAGCATACTCAGTACGGTCTTGTTGGCTGTGCGTCGGTGGATGAATATTGGAACAACACGATTAAGAAGCACGAGTTGACGCGAAAAGACAAAGAAGAAGACCGCTGCAATCATGTTCGCGTTACTAATTCCCATTCTGGCCCGATATTTCTTACCTACCGTGACAACGACGAAGTGAACAAAATCGTTGCGGGCGTCACTCATCAACCGCCGGAGAATGATCATACAGCTCTTGACGGTATCCGGCATCAAAGCTGGGTAATAAAAGACAAAAAAATCATTACAAAAATTACTTCCATCTTCAATACAATTCCCAATCTCTATATTGCAGATGGGCATCATCGTTCAGCAGCGGCGGCAAGAGTTGGCAGAGAACGTGCAATGACGAATCCCAATCACCGCGGCGATGAGGAATATAATTTCTATCTGGCGGTATATTTTCCTGCAAGTCAGCTCCGCATTATGGATTACAATCGGCTGGTAAAAGATGTATGCGGTATGACGCAAGAGGAATTCTTTGCAATGTTGAGACCAAACTTCGCTGTCGCTGAAGCATCTGCACAGGTGAAACCGGCGAAGAAAGGCGACTTCGGTATGTATTTTGAAGGCAGATGGTATACTCTTTCCGCCGCCAGCGCCCTGCAAAGCATACACGATCCAGTTCTGCGGCTTGATGTTTCAATCCTTCAGAACCATGTGCTCGACCCGATCCTCGGTATCAAAGACCCGCGTGTTGATAAACGAGTCGATTTTGTCGGCGGTATCCGCGGCTTGGGTGAATTGGAGCGGCGTGTCAATTCCGGAGAAATGAAAATTGCCTTCAGCATGTTTCCAACCTCTGTAGCTGAATTGATGGCGATTGCCGACGATGATGAACTCATGCCACCAAAATCGACATGGTTCGAACCGAAACTCCGCGATGGATTGTTCGTACACTTTTTGGACTAA